One Streptosporangium sp. NBC_01495 DNA window includes the following coding sequences:
- a CDS encoding sulfite exporter TauE/SafE family protein has protein sequence MTPWEMLAVLAAGISAGVVNTVVGSGSLITFPVLLATGMPPVTAAVSNTLGLIPGSISGAIGYRAELGGQGRRILKMSVGSLFGGLAGAMLLLALPATWFERIVPALVGLALVLVLLQPRISESVRRHRERTSGSPHPDGGPLLLIGLTLASVYGGYFSAAQGIIYMSLMGVLLDETLQRLNAVRNVLVAVVNTVAALFFLFSADFDWTAVVLLAIGSAFGGLIGAKVGRRLSPAVLRLLIVAVGIVAIVRLVHH, from the coding sequence GTGACGCCGTGGGAGATGCTCGCCGTCCTCGCGGCGGGCATCAGCGCAGGCGTCGTCAACACCGTCGTCGGCTCCGGGTCGCTGATCACTTTTCCCGTTCTGCTCGCCACCGGCATGCCACCTGTCACCGCTGCGGTCTCCAACACGCTCGGCCTGATCCCCGGCTCCATCAGCGGGGCCATCGGTTATCGCGCCGAGCTCGGCGGCCAGGGCCGGCGCATCCTGAAGATGAGCGTCGGCTCCCTGTTCGGCGGCCTCGCGGGCGCCATGCTCCTGCTGGCCCTGCCCGCCACGTGGTTCGAGAGGATCGTGCCGGCCCTGGTGGGCCTCGCCCTCGTCCTGGTCCTGCTCCAGCCCCGGATCAGCGAAAGCGTGCGGCGGCACCGCGAGCGCACCAGCGGCTCACCCCACCCCGACGGCGGCCCGCTGCTTCTCATCGGACTGACACTCGCCAGCGTCTACGGCGGCTACTTCTCCGCCGCCCAGGGAATCATCTACATGTCCCTGATGGGCGTGCTCCTTGACGAGACCCTGCAACGCCTCAACGCCGTCAGGAACGTCCTCGTCGCCGTCGTCAACACCGTCGCCGCACTCTTCTTCCTCTTCTCCGCGGATTTCGACTGGACGGCCGTCGTACTCCTCGCGATCGGTTCTGCCTTCGGCGGCCTGATCGGGGCCAAAGTAGGCCGCCGCCTCAGCCCCGCCGTGTTGCGCCTCCTCATCGTGGCGGTCGGTATCGTCGCCATCGTCCGGCTGGTGCATCACTGA